Proteins encoded by one window of Lasioglossum baleicum chromosome 4, iyLasBale1, whole genome shotgun sequence:
- the LOC143208394 gene encoding phospholipase A1, giving the protein MVSFLTVLIKLFLVFAAHSLLFNCINGSVGRNVNAINVVKNSVSGYARNLSEFIYTISTSSSLVDSARESKPKQVDCFGLGKTFATALEWFFMNKPNGTHALEVTFLLSSRNQPRRVQVITGKQFGLEWTDFRVDRPTIIIVHGFLSHGQESWINDLEKSFLQWSDVNVVVVDWSSGGNTWNYYKAAVNTRVVGYQIARFLGHIENATAAGSIPQSNSWGPLHLVGHSLGAHICGFAAKELKKQQSKWKVERITGLDPAQPCFKNADPAVKLHKSDAPFVDIIHTNGKLLSRIGLGLPDPIGHTDFYPNGGKSQPGCTKIDTSYYQYLPLPVRAISNSICSHGRSYIYLTESLISDVKHNCTFWAHPWDLSYRNLMAIGAEHCTRNSCTEMGINAINYPQRGTFFVATSNSIPFCLNDTHAVETMEVIAQVEKDNENEIYD; this is encoded by the exons ATGGTATCCTTTCTGACCGTGTTGATTAAACTCTTTTTGGTTTTTGCAGCACATAGTCTGCTGTTTAATTGTATAAACGGAAGTGTCGGTAGAAACGTAAACGCGATAAATGTAGTTAAAAATTCAGTGTCCGGTTACGCGAGAAATCTGTCGGAGTTTATTTATACGATTTCCACTTCTTCGAGTCTCGTAGATTCTGCACGAGAATCCAAGCCGAAGCAAGTCGATTGTTTTGGGTTGGGTAAAACGTTCGCGACAGCTTTGGAGTGGTTTTTCATGAACAAACCAAATGGAACTCATGCTTTGGAAGTCACGTTTTTATTGTCTTCGAGGAATCAACCGCGACGCGTTCAGGTGATCACTGGAAAACAGTTTGGTTTAGAGTGGACAGACTTTCGAGTCGACCGTCCAACGATTATAATTGTACATGGATTTTTATCGCACGGTCAAGAGTCGTGGATTAACGATCTGGAGAAATCGTTTCTCCAATGG AGTGATGTGAACGTTGTGGTCGTCGACTGGAGCAGCGGTGGCAATACTTGGAATTATTACAAAGCTGCAGTTAATACAAGAGTAGTGGGATATCAAATTGCAAG ATTTTTAGGACATATAGAAAATGCGACGGCCGCCGGAAGTATTCCCCAGAGCAACAGCTGGGGGCCTTTACACCTGGTGGGTCACAGTCTCGGGGCACACATTTGTGGATTCGCTGCGAAGGAGCTGAAGAAACAACAGAGTAAATGGAAGGTGGAAAGAATAACAGGACTCGATCCCGCTCAGCCTTGTTTCAAGAACGCGGATCCAGCCGTGAAGCTTCACAAATCCGATGCACCGTTCGTTGATATCATACACACCAATGGCAAATTGCTCTCCCGGATTGGATTGGGTTTACCGGATCCAATAG GTCACACTGATTTCTATCCGAACGGTGGAAAAAGTCAACCCGGCTGTACCAAAATAGACACTTCGTATTACCAATATTTACCGCTTCCTGTTCGAG CGATCAGTAATTCTATCTGCAGTCATGGACGTTCGTACATCTATCTGACGGAGTCTTTGATATCCGATGTTAAACATAATTGTACCTTTTGGGCGCATCCCTGGGATTTATCGTATCGAAATCTAATGGCGATAGGGGCGGAACATTGCACTAGAAACTCCTGCACCGAAATGGGTATAAACGCGATCAATTATCCCCAGCGTGGAACATTCTTCGTTGCCACTTCGAACTCCATACCATTTTGTC TTAACGATACTCACGCGGTCGAAACGATGGAAGTTATCGCGCAGGTGGAGAAGGACAATGAGAACGAAATTTACGACTAA